The Candidatus Hydrogenedens sp. genome includes a region encoding these proteins:
- the pilM gene encoding type IV pilus assembly protein PilM, with product MQSFTRPKKVIGIDLGAHSVKALQASKYGKKILVEEVGYAEIDIELSNMDPVKAQVNAILTALTGLSYKQSLIVTALPGNTAVVRYPKITLKSNDTLDQAVQREASQYIPFDLNEVYLSWDLISEERNEKGHQAQILLVAAKKEAINSRLNIFQSCEIQCSVFDIDSIAILNAIERSNLLHKEETIAIFDIGYSSSSIHFVRDMKSVFIRDLMWGAKDILDSIIKEKHCDRRQAEKELIDASKEIAPKAELQDVVEAEPHEAVEAEEIPEPVSPLAPLDEELVLDATPIEETTRYREKTIKEIMTAPMNRMVSEVRRSFDFFEHQLYEKPVQRIILCGGVSCYPVIGETLVEEFNVDTVEVVELITKEVALSNSPSLNIFKEHSAKFAVAFGLTARGLAEI from the coding sequence GTGCAATCTTTTACTCGACCGAAAAAGGTAATTGGTATTGACTTGGGTGCTCATTCTGTTAAAGCACTTCAAGCATCCAAGTATGGGAAAAAAATATTAGTAGAAGAAGTTGGATACGCTGAAATAGATATAGAACTATCAAACATGGACCCTGTAAAAGCTCAAGTAAATGCAATACTCACTGCATTAACAGGATTATCCTATAAACAAAGTCTAATTGTAACTGCATTACCAGGAAATACAGCGGTTGTCCGTTATCCAAAAATTACATTAAAAAGTAATGATACATTAGATCAGGCTGTTCAAAGAGAAGCGTCACAATATATTCCATTTGATTTAAATGAGGTATATCTTTCGTGGGATTTAATTTCAGAAGAAAGAAACGAAAAAGGGCATCAAGCTCAAATTCTATTAGTTGCTGCTAAAAAAGAGGCTATTAATAGTCGACTTAATATATTTCAATCATGTGAAATTCAATGCTCTGTGTTTGACATTGATTCTATTGCTATTCTCAATGCAATAGAACGGAGTAATTTATTACACAAAGAAGAAACTATTGCTATTTTTGATATCGGTTATTCTTCATCAAGTATTCACTTTGTTCGGGACATGAAATCTGTTTTTATAAGAGACCTTATGTGGGGTGCAAAAGATATCCTCGATTCCATCATTAAAGAGAAGCATTGTGATAGACGTCAGGCGGAAAAAGAACTAATAGATGCAAGTAAGGAAATTGCACCGAAGGCAGAACTTCAAGACGTAGTTGAAGCGGAACCTCATGAAGCAGTTGAAGCCGAAGAAATTCCAGAACCCGTCTCTCCGTTAGCGCCTCTTGATGAAGAACTTGTATTAGATGCTACTCCAATTGAAGAGACCACAAGATACAGAGAAAAAACTATTAAAGAAATCATGACTGCCCCTATGAATCGTATGGTTTCTGAGGTTCGCCGTTCTTTCGATTTCTTTGAACACCAACTCTACGAAAAACCCGTTCAGAGAATTATATTATGTGGTGGGGTTTCATGTTACCCAGTTATTGGAGAAACATTAGTTGAAGAATTTAATGTCGATACTGTAGAAGTTGTCGAATTAATAACAAAAGAAGTTGCACTGTCAAATTCACCATCTTTAAATATATTTAAGGAACATTCAGCCAAATTTGCTGTCGCCTTCGGTTTAACAGCACGAGGATTAGCAGAAATATGA
- the rplM gene encoding 50S ribosomal protein L13, which translates to MKTYIPRESEIKKKWYLIDAEGKVLGRIAAEAAKLLRGKHKPYFTPFMDCGDHVIIINAEKAVVTGNKEEDKMYYRHSGYKGGLKQMTYRQMIERHPTRAMELAVWGMLPHNRLGRKIVKHLKVYAGSEHKHQAQNPEVWEIKD; encoded by the coding sequence GTGAAAACGTATATACCAAGAGAAAGCGAAATTAAAAAAAAGTGGTATCTTATAGATGCTGAAGGTAAGGTTTTGGGAAGAATTGCGGCAGAGGCTGCAAAACTTCTTCGCGGAAAACATAAACCTTATTTTACCCCATTTATGGATTGTGGAGACCATGTAATTATTATTAACGCAGAAAAAGCAGTGGTTACTGGAAATAAAGAAGAGGATAAAATGTATTACCGCCATTCAGGTTATAAAGGCGGATTGAAACAGATGACGTATCGTCAAATGATAGAGCGTCATCCGACTCGTGCTATGGAATTGGCTGTTTGGGGTATGCTTCCACATAATCGTTTAGGAAGAAAAATCGTAAAACATCTAAAAGTTTACGCTGGCAGTGAACATAAACATCAAGCACAAAACCCAGAAGTTTGGGAAATCAAAGATTAA
- the rpsI gene encoding 30S ribosomal protein S9, which yields MIDAKTKEIVATGRRKRAVARVRIKPGTGKFTVNGKPIEEYLAREVLVRIAKQALVVTGMDGMYDIRALCDGGGLSGQAGALRHGIARALLEANENLRTTLRNYGLLTRDPREVERKKYGKPGARKRFQFSKR from the coding sequence GTGATAGACGCAAAAACAAAAGAAATTGTAGCAACAGGCAGAAGAAAAAGAGCGGTTGCCCGTGTCCGAATTAAACCTGGAACAGGGAAATTTACTGTTAATGGGAAACCCATTGAGGAATATTTAGCACGGGAAGTGTTGGTACGTATAGCAAAACAAGCTCTTGTCGTCACAGGGATGGACGGAATGTATGATATTCGTGCCCTTTGTGATGGCGGTGGTCTTTCAGGTCAGGCAGGGGCATTACGGCATGGTATTGCTCGTGCATTATTAGAAGCAAATGAAAATTTACGAACAACACTGAGAAATTACGGTTTATTAACCCGTGACCCAAGAGAAGTCGAACGGAAAAAATACGGGAAACCAGGTGCTCGCAAACGCTTCCAGTTCTCAAAACGTTAA
- a CDS encoding UDP-glucose/GDP-mannose dehydrogenase family protein, translating into MKITVIGTGYQGLVVGTCFAESGHIVTCVDWEKERIELLKRGDIPIYEPGLSELVSRNIEEERLFFTDSLDDAIQNCLLIFLCMDIVSYPSIDDVVQPILDVAKVIARVMTGYRIVVNKITSPPGTADKIKAVMKEHTQHPFDIVVNPDFLKQGTAVDDFLRPDRVVVGCEDVRVQEIIKELYSPFLRTGKPLLIMSLRSAELSKYATAVMLAGRVSIINQIAELCEAWGANISEVREAVGADSRIGLNFLFPGIGYGGVWLPKDVDSCILFAKEKGISYHIFESIQKVNQEQREKFLSMVLKYYNNCVEGRVLTIWGASFKARTDDIRGAPSIYIIEELLGRGAKIRIFDPLSGPKLKEKFGNQIDIATKQYPPLEGSEGLIILTEWNEFRRPDYERMAQLMKEKVIFDGRNLYTPKTMASYGFRYYSIGRPPVE; encoded by the coding sequence ATGAAGATAACAGTTATTGGGACGGGGTATCAGGGGCTGGTTGTGGGTACTTGTTTTGCAGAAAGTGGGCATATTGTGACCTGTGTTGACTGGGAGAAGGAACGGATTGAATTACTTAAACGAGGTGATATTCCTATATATGAGCCTGGATTGAGTGAACTGGTTTCACGGAATATAGAAGAGGAACGGCTTTTTTTTACAGATTCTTTGGATGATGCAATTCAAAATTGTCTTCTTATTTTTTTATGTATGGACATAGTTTCATACCCATCAATAGATGATGTGGTTCAACCGATATTGGATGTCGCAAAGGTTATTGCACGAGTAATGACAGGATATCGAATTGTTGTTAATAAAATAACCTCACCACCGGGAACAGCGGATAAAATTAAGGCGGTAATGAAGGAACACACACAACACCCATTTGATATTGTTGTTAACCCGGATTTCTTAAAACAGGGCACAGCAGTTGATGATTTTCTCCGTCCGGATCGTGTCGTTGTCGGGTGTGAAGATGTCCGTGTTCAGGAAATTATCAAAGAGTTGTACAGTCCATTTCTTCGTACAGGTAAACCCTTGTTAATAATGAGTTTACGTAGTGCAGAATTAAGTAAATATGCAACAGCAGTTATGTTAGCTGGACGCGTCTCGATAATTAATCAAATAGCAGAGTTGTGCGAGGCTTGGGGGGCTAACATTAGTGAAGTTCGGGAAGCAGTCGGGGCAGATAGTCGTATTGGGTTAAATTTTCTATTTCCTGGTATTGGCTATGGCGGAGTATGGTTGCCAAAGGATGTGGATTCATGTATCCTTTTCGCTAAAGAGAAGGGAATTTCGTATCATATTTTCGAATCTATTCAAAAAGTTAATCAAGAACAGCGTGAAAAGTTCTTATCAATGGTTTTAAAATACTACAATAATTGTGTGGAAGGACGAGTATTAACGATTTGGGGTGCTTCATTTAAGGCACGAACGGATGATATACGTGGGGCACCTTCTATCTATATTATAGAGGAATTGTTAGGTCGTGGTGCTAAAATAAGAATTTTTGACCCATTGTCAGGACCTAAATTAAAAGAAAAGTTTGGAAATCAGATTGATATTGCTACAAAACAGTATCCACCTTTAGAAGGTAGTGAAGGTTTGATTATTTTAACAGAGTGGAATGAATTTCGTCGGCCTGATTATGAACGGATGGCACAATTAATGAAAGAAAAGGTAATTTTTGATGGACGAAATTTATATACACCTAAAACAATGGCTTCTTATGGTTTTCGATATTACAGTATCGGTAGACCCCCAGTAGAGTAG
- a CDS encoding MaoC/PaaZ C-terminal domain-containing protein, translating into MSNELSSSFVGIKSRVLSIPISPRDSMKYSAGIHETNTIFYDDRNEPLLVHPMYAVALTWKISSQFSTYWDTADFPMNVLERQVHYLEELRWYRSFFVGETLHIQGEIKAVVPHLAGTLFWIDYTATDDKGEVVFIEGLGALLRDIKCKDEGIGKELFYRNATDLQRGEETMWEDKINVSVVDAHIYDACSEIHFPIHTSWAFAQKVGLPAPVYQGTATLSQVVRKFYEHDLEPPQNRIEYLYVRFSSFVYGGDELLLKVRQSKGDESNKKLYFFEVTTPRNDYAIKHGKIVFVS; encoded by the coding sequence ATGAGCAATGAATTAAGTTCATCATTTGTCGGTATAAAAAGTAGAGTGTTATCTATACCAATTTCACCAAGAGACTCTATGAAGTATTCCGCGGGAATACATGAAACCAATACTATTTTTTATGATGATAGAAATGAACCATTATTAGTCCATCCTATGTATGCAGTTGCTTTAACATGGAAAATCTCCTCACAATTTAGTACCTATTGGGATACAGCTGATTTTCCTATGAATGTTTTGGAACGGCAGGTTCATTATCTTGAAGAACTTCGTTGGTATCGTTCTTTTTTTGTAGGAGAAACATTGCATATCCAGGGAGAAATAAAAGCAGTGGTACCTCATCTTGCAGGAACATTATTCTGGATTGATTATACAGCCACAGATGATAAAGGTGAGGTTGTCTTCATAGAAGGTTTGGGGGCTTTATTAAGAGATATAAAGTGTAAAGATGAGGGAATAGGTAAGGAGTTGTTTTATCGTAATGCTACAGACCTCCAAAGGGGAGAAGAGACAATGTGGGAGGATAAAATTAATGTAAGTGTGGTAGATGCTCATATTTATGATGCATGTAGTGAAATACACTTCCCAATACATACATCATGGGCTTTTGCTCAAAAAGTGGGATTACCTGCCCCTGTTTATCAAGGAACGGCAACCTTGTCACAGGTAGTCCGCAAGTTCTATGAACATGATTTAGAACCACCTCAAAACAGGATTGAATATTTGTATGTCCGTTTTTCGTCTTTTGTTTATGGTGGGGATGAATTATTATTAAAGGTTAGACAAAGTAAAGGTGATGAATCTAATAAAAAATTGTATTTTTTTGAAGTGACAACACCGAGGAATGATTATGCAATAAAACATGGTAAAATTGTTTTTGTTAGTTAG
- a CDS encoding AMP-binding protein produces MKSEDRKLLWHSVDYWASVKPESEAVVFGDTRMTWRQVKEKVDLLAGSLVSMGVEKGDCIALLSMACPEFITTFMATSKIGAIWQGISPKFSRDEIYYFLSDSQPKVLIALDHYMNIGLLEMILDFKNKFPFLHEVVIIGDPKGSGLIEFNEFLCKNTSESEKLLEKRIKEVNENDPVLLMYTSGSTGKPKGVIHTHRAVMCSAQVESKYMYWDSDARILLHFPINHVAADVEMGYTAIYNGATIVLMDRFLPEGSLIEIEKEKISHLGQVPAMYLMQMSTAKFRSMDWSSMKVMVWGAYAANERMVRVLSEVAKENNFMLLTGYGSTEVCGFTTFASPDDPIELLFSSTGRIVPPYEVKIVDEERKELPKGKIGEIAFRGPVIMKEYLNNPIATSLVKDSNGWFYTSDLGWVDEKGYLFVCGRKSEMYKTGGENVFPKEVEDVLEMHPSVLMCAVIGVPDSLYGEVGHAFVVPKPGAIIKENELRDYCRRHLATFKVPRRFDVRPVLPMLTNGKIDKMTLRQWIAS; encoded by the coding sequence ATGAAAAGTGAAGACAGAAAATTATTGTGGCACAGCGTAGATTACTGGGCAAGTGTTAAGCCCGAATCTGAGGCAGTTGTTTTTGGTGATACTCGTATGACATGGAGACAAGTAAAGGAAAAGGTCGATTTATTAGCAGGCTCTCTTGTGAGTATGGGAGTTGAAAAAGGAGATTGTATTGCCTTGTTATCTATGGCATGTCCTGAATTTATAACAACCTTTATGGCAACATCCAAAATAGGAGCAATATGGCAGGGAATTTCGCCAAAGTTTTCAAGGGATGAAATTTATTACTTCCTTTCAGATTCCCAACCGAAAGTGCTAATAGCATTAGACCACTATATGAATATCGGTTTATTAGAAATGATACTTGACTTTAAGAATAAATTTCCGTTTTTGCATGAGGTTGTTATCATTGGTGACCCAAAAGGAAGTGGTTTAATAGAGTTTAATGAGTTTTTATGCAAGAATACGTCTGAGTCGGAGAAGTTGTTGGAAAAAAGAATTAAAGAGGTCAATGAGAACGACCCAGTATTGCTAATGTATACTTCTGGCTCTACAGGGAAACCGAAAGGAGTTATTCATACCCATCGTGCAGTGATGTGTAGTGCACAGGTGGAAAGTAAGTATATGTATTGGGATTCCGATGCTCGTATATTGCTTCACTTTCCTATAAATCATGTTGCTGCAGATGTAGAAATGGGATATACCGCAATATATAATGGTGCCACGATTGTATTGATGGATAGATTTCTCCCAGAAGGTTCATTAATAGAAATTGAGAAGGAGAAAATTTCACATTTAGGTCAAGTCCCTGCAATGTATTTAATGCAAATGAGCACAGCCAAATTCCGTTCTATGGACTGGAGTTCTATGAAGGTTATGGTTTGGGGTGCTTATGCTGCGAATGAGCGAATGGTTAGAGTATTGTCAGAGGTTGCTAAGGAAAATAATTTTATGTTGTTAACAGGTTATGGCTCAACAGAAGTTTGTGGTTTTACAACGTTTGCCTCACCTGATGACCCTATTGAGTTACTGTTCAGTTCTACAGGACGCATTGTGCCTCCATACGAGGTGAAAATTGTAGATGAAGAACGAAAAGAATTACCAAAAGGGAAAATAGGGGAAATTGCTTTTCGGGGTCCAGTTATTATGAAGGAATATCTAAATAATCCTATTGCTACTTCTCTTGTTAAGGATAGTAATGGATGGTTTTATACTTCGGATTTAGGATGGGTCGATGAAAAAGGGTATTTGTTCGTGTGTGGTAGGAAATCGGAGATGTATAAAACAGGTGGTGAGAATGTTTTCCCTAAAGAGGTAGAAGATGTCCTTGAAATGCATCCTTCTGTGTTGATGTGTGCGGTAATTGGTGTCCCAGATAGCCTTTATGGAGAAGTTGGGCATGCTTTTGTTGTGCCTAAACCTGGAGCCATAATAAAGGAAAATGAACTGAGAGATTATTGCCGTCGCCATCTGGCAACATTCAAAGTCCCGCGTCGGTTTGATGTTCGACCTGTGCTTCCGATGCTTACTAATGGCAAGATAGATAAAATGACACTTCGCCAATGGATTGCTTCATAG
- a CDS encoding TIGR03663 family protein gives MDKKILLNTLFVIIYLLFLTVIILTRLQGISLRPMHCDEANQAYKAGILLEKGIYKYDPYEHHGPLLYYSTLPVFYLYKVHQFKDTNEAMFRIVPLLFSILLFLPLFFIKKYIGTIAFLVSSLFLAISHAFFFYSRYYIHEILFVLFATLFIFSVWAYINKPKTSTTVFTALFLSLAFATKETTVVILFSTGLAIIATSFFLFKTRHITAENDPSTNTTFSTRKTWQHLLLFFIVFIIPWILLYSSFFTNWQGLIDFFKAYQTYIVRASGEGSSGIHDKPWWYYLQIITHFNKTVGPVWTEGIIIPLCIIGIISFVLKLVIIFIKRTYSQKERTTIAINIFLFISFFSTFLLFSLIPYKTPWNILFPLLGMIIFAGVGFQFFWFTFRRIWLRIILFILLFIGAIHLGYLTYQGNYIYYADISNPYVYAHTTTSLVKMMGRIYELSDILKHENREPIVFVISSNNDYWPIPWYLRKIEKKGFWQEIPITEDIKVPFIIISPEFSERLEELLSNSPYMKEVYSIRPGVFRYLYIEQQLWDKFIETQTTKTRN, from the coding sequence ATGGATAAAAAAATTTTACTAAATACACTGTTCGTTATTATCTATCTTCTATTTTTAACTGTTATTATCTTAACACGTTTGCAGGGAATCTCGCTCCGCCCGATGCATTGTGACGAAGCGAATCAAGCTTACAAAGCAGGAATATTATTAGAAAAAGGTATTTACAAATACGACCCTTACGAACATCACGGACCACTCTTATATTATTCTACCCTTCCTGTCTTTTATCTTTATAAAGTACATCAGTTTAAGGATACAAATGAGGCAATGTTCCGTATAGTCCCCTTATTATTTAGTATCCTTCTTTTTCTACCTCTATTTTTTATTAAAAAATACATCGGTACTATTGCTTTTTTAGTGTCTTCCCTCTTTCTTGCCATATCTCATGCCTTTTTCTTCTATAGTAGATATTATATCCATGAAATTCTCTTTGTTTTATTTGCCACTTTATTCATTTTCTCTGTCTGGGCTTATATTAATAAGCCCAAAACATCAACTACAGTGTTTACTGCGCTTTTTTTATCTCTTGCTTTTGCGACGAAAGAAACAACTGTTGTCATTCTTTTCTCTACAGGTCTCGCAATCATAGCAACCTCATTTTTTTTATTTAAAACCCGACACATAACTGCTGAAAATGACCCATCCACAAACACAACGTTTTCAACAAGAAAGACATGGCAACACCTTTTACTTTTTTTTATTGTGTTTATTATCCCCTGGATTTTATTATATTCTTCCTTCTTCACAAACTGGCAAGGTCTCATCGACTTTTTCAAAGCCTATCAAACATATATAGTAAGAGCATCGGGAGAAGGTTCTTCTGGAATTCATGACAAACCATGGTGGTACTATTTACAAATAATAACTCACTTTAATAAAACGGTTGGACCTGTATGGACGGAAGGCATTATAATCCCTCTTTGCATCATCGGCATAATCTCTTTTGTCCTTAAACTCGTCATAATATTCATAAAGAGAACATACTCCCAAAAAGAACGTACTACCATAGCAATAAACATATTCCTCTTCATCTCTTTCTTTTCTACCTTTCTATTGTTCTCCCTCATTCCATACAAAACTCCTTGGAACATTTTATTTCCACTCTTAGGTATGATTATCTTCGCTGGTGTCGGTTTTCAATTTTTCTGGTTTACATTCCGAAGAATATGGTTGAGAATTATTTTATTTATCCTACTATTTATTGGAGCCATTCATTTGGGATATTTAACTTATCAAGGGAATTACATCTATTACGCAGACATCTCTAACCCTTATGTATACGCTCATACAACTACCTCGTTAGTAAAAATGATGGGACGTATTTATGAATTATCTGACATACTAAAACATGAGAACCGTGAGCCTATTGTATTTGTTATATCATCAAATAATGATTACTGGCCTATCCCTTGGTACCTTCGCAAAATTGAGAAAAAAGGGTTTTGGCAGGAAATACCTATTACAGAAGATATTAAAGTTCCCTTCATTATTATTTCTCCTGAATTTTCCGAACGACTCGAAGAACTTTTAAGTAACTCCCCATATATGAAAGAGGTTTACTCCATTCGACCTGGTGTATTTAGATACCTCTATATTGAACAACAACTCTGGGACAAATTTATTGAAACACAAACAACTAAAACCAGAAATTAA
- a CDS encoding discoidin domain-containing protein has product MNYFKLSLATFMFTMFSLLLLSSTSAMSADATPPAGKVELKIELPEPFFGGTPIDYYSPNLEPEDYKDRPPYYVPEGCKLASKDKPVTSSVPPTRGQLKQITDGDKDYGKKSVVELPAGLQWVQIDLEKELTIYAIVVWHFHEGKRVYKDFIVTVGNDPEFKDGGKQVYNNDYDNSSGLGIGKDKEYIENNKGRLIGIDDGVKGRYVRLYSNGNSYNDMNHYIEVEIYGKE; this is encoded by the coding sequence ATGAATTACTTTAAACTATCACTTGCAACCTTTATGTTTACGATGTTTAGCTTACTTCTCTTATCAAGCACATCTGCTATGAGTGCAGATGCCACACCACCAGCGGGCAAGGTTGAATTAAAAATTGAACTCCCTGAACCTTTCTTTGGTGGCACTCCTATTGACTACTATAGCCCTAATCTTGAACCTGAAGACTACAAAGATCGTCCCCCTTATTATGTTCCCGAAGGTTGCAAACTTGCATCCAAAGATAAACCTGTAACCAGCAGTGTTCCTCCTACTCGTGGACAACTAAAACAAATTACAGATGGCGACAAAGATTATGGTAAAAAGAGTGTGGTTGAACTTCCTGCTGGACTTCAATGGGTTCAAATCGACCTCGAAAAAGAACTTACAATCTATGCGATTGTTGTCTGGCATTTCCATGAAGGAAAACGCGTTTACAAAGATTTCATCGTAACAGTTGGTAATGACCCTGAATTCAAAGATGGAGGAAAACAAGTTTACAATAATGATTATGACAACTCTTCTGGATTAGGTATTGGAAAAGATAAAGAATATATTGAGAATAATAAAGGCAGACTTATTGGTATTGATGATGGTGTAAAAGGCAGATATGTTCGCCTTTATAGCAATGGCAACTCTTACAATGATATGAATCATTATATTGAAGTTGAAATTTACGGAAAAGAATAA
- a CDS encoding acyl-CoA dehydrogenase family protein: MATKEDLKAKDAAMELAEEARETEWKFPSFTAEMFRGNFRWDLLHPYPAQSEEDKKIGDELIAKIKDLLDKYVDPIEIDKTGVYPKEALEKMKEMGLFGMKIKPEYGGLGLSVTNYARVLSFIGSYCQSTITWLSAHQSIGVPEPLRTFGTEEQKKKYLPRVAKGEISAFALTEPEVGSDPAQMKTTATPSPDGSYYILNGTKLWTTNGPDADVIVVMAKTPPKIKNGREIPQITAFIVETSWPGVEVVTRCKFMGLKGLSNGMLRFNNVKVPTENIIGKPGMGLKIALTTLNTGRLGVPSAGVGAAKRFLEDAEWWAKNRVQWGRPIGQHQEIAKKIANFAANTFATQAMVFITCSFADKKNADIRLEAAAAKYFATEFGWQGMDDLLQTLGGRGYEMAESLYNRGERPFFVERVMRDMRVGRIFEGSSEIMHLIMAREALDTHFGLVMPIMKPQKGQSVLKAVLKAIGFYMKWYPKLWLPTSINFNVKKLNATNRDHLKYTAKTCKKLARSIFHTMAKYGPKLENEQLILGNYVDIGVDLFVMASCLSYAEYLMNKNPNDDSPQDLADLFCKNARQRIENNFKAVKKNHNYMYRKVGDKLLEGKYRWLEFDVYEGLPPKYRDYEKNLPKFPDATT; the protein is encoded by the coding sequence ATGGCTACAAAAGAGGATTTAAAAGCAAAAGATGCAGCAATGGAACTTGCCGAAGAGGCACGAGAAACAGAATGGAAATTCCCAAGTTTTACTGCTGAGATGTTTCGTGGGAATTTTCGCTGGGATTTACTACATCCCTATCCTGCTCAATCGGAAGAAGACAAGAAGATTGGTGATGAACTGATAGCAAAAATTAAGGACCTTCTTGATAAGTATGTTGACCCGATTGAGATAGATAAGACAGGAGTCTATCCTAAAGAAGCGTTGGAAAAGATGAAAGAGATGGGCTTATTTGGAATGAAAATAAAGCCAGAGTATGGTGGTTTAGGCTTGTCGGTTACAAATTATGCCCGTGTTTTATCATTTATTGGGAGTTACTGTCAAAGTACAATTACATGGTTGTCTGCACATCAGAGTATTGGTGTTCCTGAACCCCTTCGGACGTTTGGTACGGAAGAACAAAAAAAGAAGTATTTGCCTCGTGTGGCAAAGGGTGAAATTTCAGCCTTCGCTTTAACGGAACCAGAAGTCGGTTCAGACCCAGCTCAGATGAAAACGACGGCAACACCATCCCCTGATGGTTCATACTATATTTTAAATGGTACGAAATTATGGACGACCAATGGTCCAGATGCAGATGTGATTGTTGTAATGGCAAAGACGCCCCCAAAGATTAAGAACGGAAGAGAAATTCCTCAAATTACAGCATTCATAGTTGAAACAAGCTGGCCAGGTGTCGAGGTTGTGACTCGTTGCAAATTTATGGGTCTTAAAGGACTGTCCAATGGGATGTTAAGATTTAATAATGTGAAGGTTCCTACTGAGAATATTATTGGTAAACCTGGCATGGGATTGAAGATTGCTCTTACTACATTAAACACAGGTCGCTTAGGTGTGCCATCTGCAGGTGTCGGGGCAGCGAAGAGATTTCTTGAAGATGCGGAATGGTGGGCAAAGAACCGTGTTCAGTGGGGAAGACCAATAGGACAACATCAAGAAATTGCTAAGAAAATCGCTAATTTCGCCGCAAATACATTTGCTACTCAAGCCATGGTGTTTATAACATGTTCCTTTGCGGACAAGAAGAATGCAGATATACGATTAGAAGCTGCTGCGGCAAAATATTTTGCAACTGAATTTGGCTGGCAGGGTATGGACGATTTACTTCAGACCTTAGGTGGTAGAGGTTATGAAATGGCAGAATCCCTTTATAATCGTGGGGAAAGGCCTTTCTTTGTTGAACGTGTTATGCGTGATATGCGTGTTGGTCGAATCTTTGAGGGTTCTTCTGAAATTATGCACCTAATCATGGCTCGTGAGGCTTTGGACACTCACTTCGGTTTAGTAATGCCAATTATGAAGCCACAAAAAGGACAAAGTGTGTTAAAGGCTGTTTTGAAGGCAATAGGATTTTATATGAAATGGTATCCAAAGTTATGGTTACCCACATCCATTAATTTCAATGTGAAGAAATTGAACGCTACGAATAGAGACCATTTGAAGTATACTGCGAAAACATGCAAGAAACTCGCTCGTAGCATTTTCCATACAATGGCTAAGTATGGTCCGAAATTAGAGAATGAGCAATTAATTTTAGGAAATTATGTAGATATTGGTGTTGACCTTTTTGTAATGGCTTCCTGTTTGTCTTATGCTGAGTATTTAATGAATAAAAATCCTAATGATGATTCGCCACAAGATTTGGCTGATTTGTTCTGCAAGAATGCACGTCAAAGAATAGAAAATAATTTCAAGGCAGTTAAGAAAAATCACAACTATATGTATAGGAAAGTCGGTGATAAATTGTTGGAAGGAAAATATCGTTGGTTAGAATTTGATGTATATGAAGGTTTGCCACCAAAGTATCGGGATTATGAAAAAAATTTACCAAAGTTTCCTGATGCAACAACATAA